From one Butyricimonas faecihominis genomic stretch:
- a CDS encoding ABC transporter ATP-binding protein yields MSFFKALNIVKTYANHKALDDVSINIPEGAIYGLLGPNGAGKTSLIRIINQITAPDSGEIFFRNEHLQPSDVNRIGYLPEERGLYKKMKVGEQAVYLARLKGISKHEAIVRLKMWFEKFEIEAWWDKKVEELSKGMAQKVQFITTVLHEPELLIFDEPFSGFDPINVELLKREILELRKKGTTIIFSTHNMGSVEEICSHIALINKSRKIIEGPINQIREKYASNTYQLSCRYNPEFSPAQTIGSEFEIVSQRVEGDRQDIILQQNTYCPANTLLSRVLPQTDIISYQKIIPSMNDIFIKLVKEQA; encoded by the coding sequence ATGAGTTTCTTCAAAGCCTTGAACATCGTCAAAACCTATGCAAACCACAAGGCATTGGATGACGTGTCAATCAATATCCCGGAGGGAGCCATCTACGGGCTACTAGGCCCTAATGGAGCCGGAAAAACTTCCTTAATTCGAATTATTAACCAAATCACAGCCCCTGATTCAGGAGAAATATTTTTCAGAAATGAACATCTGCAACCGTCTGATGTCAACCGGATTGGTTACCTTCCGGAAGAGCGAGGACTCTACAAAAAAATGAAAGTCGGAGAACAAGCCGTTTACTTGGCTCGCTTAAAAGGAATCAGTAAACACGAGGCGATCGTCCGTCTTAAAATGTGGTTCGAGAAATTCGAGATTGAAGCTTGGTGGGATAAAAAAGTAGAAGAACTATCCAAAGGTATGGCACAAAAAGTACAATTTATCACCACGGTACTTCATGAACCGGAATTGCTGATTTTTGACGAACCCTTTAGCGGTTTCGACCCCATCAACGTTGAATTACTGAAACGGGAAATTCTCGAATTACGCAAGAAAGGAACAACCATCATCTTTTCCACACACAACATGGGATCGGTAGAAGAAATCTGTAGCCATATCGCCTTAATCAACAAATCACGCAAGATCATCGAGGGACCAATCAATCAGATTCGTGAAAAGTATGCCAGTAACACATACCAGCTCAGCTGTCGTTACAACCCAGAATTCTCACCCGCACAAACAATCGGCTCAGAATTCGAGATAGTATCTCAACGTGTCGAAGGAGACCGTCAGGATATTATTTTGCAACAAAACACTTATTGCCCGGCAAACACCCTTTTGTCAAGAGTCCTGCCCCAAACAGACATCATCTCTTATCAAAAGATCATTCCCAGCATGAACGATATCTTTATAAAACTCGTAAAAGAGCAAGCCTAA
- a CDS encoding 3-phosphoglycerate dehydrogenase yields MTKVLIATDKPFAPVAVNGIREIVEAQGYELVLLEKYTSQDELIAAVADVDAMIIRSDKATKEVIEAAKNLKVIVRAGAGYDNIDLAACTAHNVVAMNTPGQNSNAVAELAFGMMVYMARNFFNGKSGSELKGKKIGIHAYGNVGQNVGRIARGFGMEVYAFDPFMTDEQIKNAGAIPLHSAEEMYKMCQYISLHIPATEQTKKSINYDLLKDMPKGAVLVNTARKEVIDEEGLAKLMEERADFHYITDIAPDCDCFSKFEGRFFATPKKMGAQTEEANVNAGLAAAHQIVNFIEKGDEKFRVNK; encoded by the coding sequence ATGACTAAAGTATTAATCGCTACAGATAAACCGTTTGCTCCGGTTGCCGTTAACGGAATCAGAGAAATCGTAGAAGCTCAAGGATATGAGTTAGTTTTATTAGAAAAATATACTTCACAAGACGAGTTGATCGCTGCCGTTGCTGATGTTGACGCTATGATCATCCGTTCAGACAAAGCTACCAAAGAAGTAATCGAGGCTGCTAAGAATTTGAAAGTAATCGTTCGTGCCGGTGCAGGATATGATAACATCGACTTGGCTGCTTGTACTGCTCACAATGTAGTGGCTATGAACACTCCGGGACAAAACTCAAACGCTGTGGCCGAGTTGGCTTTCGGTATGATGGTTTACATGGCTCGTAACTTCTTCAACGGAAAATCAGGTTCCGAGTTGAAAGGTAAGAAGATCGGTATCCACGCTTACGGGAACGTTGGACAAAACGTTGGACGTATCGCTCGCGGATTCGGAATGGAAGTTTACGCTTTCGACCCGTTCATGACTGATGAGCAAATCAAAAATGCCGGGGCAATCCCGTTACATTCAGCTGAGGAAATGTACAAGATGTGTCAATACATCTCTTTGCATATCCCGGCAACAGAACAAACCAAGAAATCAATCAATTATGATTTGTTGAAAGATATGCCGAAGGGGGCTGTTTTGGTGAACACCGCTCGTAAGGAAGTTATCGACGAGGAAGGTTTGGCTAAATTGATGGAAGAAAGAGCTGATTTCCACTATATCACGGATATCGCTCCGGATTGTGATTGTTTCAGCAAATTCGAAGGCCGTTTCTTCGCTACCCCGAAAAAGATGGGCGCTCAAACAGAAGAGGCTAACGTTAACGCAGGATTGGCTGCTGCTCACCAGATCGTGAACTTCATAGAGAAAGGTGACGAGAAATTCAGAGTAAACAAATAA
- a CDS encoding STAS domain-containing protein — MILKVTEQNGITIVEFVDVTRFTLASADEVKTELRPLLNNKDCRMLFDFHDIEFVDSSAIGCIIALFKTAKSVGSSLKLCNLTPEVLKIFELLHLQVIFDITGTRESCMADYAK, encoded by the coding sequence ATGATTCTAAAAGTAACAGAACAAAATGGTATCACCATTGTCGAATTCGTAGACGTGACTCGTTTCACGTTAGCGTCGGCTGACGAAGTGAAAACGGAACTTAGACCTTTGTTAAATAATAAAGATTGTCGAATGCTCTTCGACTTTCACGACATTGAATTTGTAGATAGTAGCGCCATCGGTTGTATCATCGCTCTTTTCAAAACAGCGAAAAGTGTCGGCTCCAGCCTAAAACTTTGCAACCTCACGCCGGAAGTGTTGAAAATATTTGAACTCTTGCACCTGCAAGTGATCTTCGACATCACCGGAACCCGTGAAAGCTGCATGGCAGACTATGCGAAATAA
- a CDS encoding acetyl-CoA carboxylase biotin carboxyl carrier protein subunit has protein sequence MSTPKYDLLEIDGLKYKTQFTEKFINRKQWEKPDPGAVITYIPGSIIDLYVKEGQEVKAGDLLCLLEAMKMHNKILAPISGTVTKVHVNKGDKLPKDALMFEIK, from the coding sequence ATGAGTACACCAAAATACGATTTATTAGAAATCGACGGCTTAAAATATAAAACCCAGTTTACCGAAAAATTTATTAATCGGAAACAATGGGAAAAACCCGATCCGGGAGCCGTTATCACATACATACCGGGATCTATCATCGATTTGTATGTAAAAGAAGGTCAAGAAGTTAAAGCAGGAGATTTGCTTTGTCTCTTGGAAGCCATGAAAATGCATAATAAAATCCTAGCTCCCATAAGTGGTACGGTCACGAAAGTCCATGTCAACAAAGGAGATAAACTCCCGAAAGACGCTTTAATGTTTGAAATAAAATAA
- a CDS encoding ornithine carbamoyltransferase has product MAFNLRNRNFLKLLDFTPKEIKYMLDLAADLKKAKYAGTEQPRLKGKNIALIFEKTSTRTRCAFEVAAYDQGAHVTYLGPSGSQIGVKESMADTARVLGRMFDGIEYRGFAQDIVEELARYAGVPVWNGLTNEFHPTQILADFLTMMEHTDKPLNKVTFAYLGDARFNMGNSLMVGGAKMGMDVRIVAPKELQPDAELVATCKAIAEETGATVTITDNVEEGVKGCDFLYTDVWVSMGEPAEVWAERIKLLTPYQVNKRAMELTGNKNCKFMHCLPAYHNLETQVGRDVYKQFGMNGLEVTEEVFESENSIVFDEAENRMHTIKAVMVATLGD; this is encoded by the coding sequence ATGGCTTTTAATTTGAGAAACAGAAACTTTTTGAAGTTATTAGACTTCACTCCGAAAGAGATTAAATACATGTTGGATTTGGCTGCTGATTTAAAGAAAGCAAAATATGCCGGCACCGAGCAACCTCGTTTGAAAGGTAAGAATATCGCTTTGATATTCGAGAAAACTTCAACTCGTACCCGTTGCGCTTTTGAAGTTGCAGCTTATGACCAAGGTGCTCATGTAACTTATCTTGGTCCTTCCGGATCTCAAATTGGAGTAAAAGAATCTATGGCTGATACGGCTCGCGTATTGGGACGTATGTTTGATGGTATCGAGTATCGCGGTTTTGCTCAGGATATTGTTGAAGAATTGGCTCGTTATGCAGGAGTTCCGGTATGGAACGGTTTGACCAATGAATTCCACCCGACTCAGATTCTGGCAGACTTTTTAACGATGATGGAGCATACCGACAAACCGTTGAATAAAGTGACTTTCGCTTATCTTGGTGATGCTCGTTTCAACATGGGTAACTCGTTGATGGTAGGTGGAGCTAAAATGGGTATGGATGTTCGTATTGTTGCTCCGAAAGAATTGCAACCGGATGCAGAATTGGTTGCTACTTGCAAGGCTATTGCAGAAGAGACTGGCGCTACTGTTACTATCACGGATAATGTAGAAGAAGGTGTGAAAGGTTGCGATTTCTTGTACACTGACGTATGGGTATCTATGGGCGAGCCTGCAGAAGTATGGGCAGAGCGTATCAAATTGTTGACCCCGTACCAAGTGAATAAGAGAGCTATGGAATTGACTGGAAACAAGAACTGCAAATTCATGCACTGCTTGCCGGCATACCATAACTTGGAAACCCAAGTAGGTCGTGACGTTTACAAACAATTCGGAATGAACGGATTGGAAGTAACCGAGGAAGTATTCGAATCAGAGAACTCTATCGTGTTCGACGAGGCAGAAAACCGTATGCACACGATCAAGGCTGTGATGGTTGCTACTTTGGGTGACTAA
- a CDS encoding ABC transporter permease, which produces MNKILIIINREFTTRVRKKTFLVVTIFVPILFALFYAFLMWMLLRDDSQERTIAVINESTLETPLQKINNTSFTYIDQEIPETDYIDFLKKNDFYAITRIPANVMTHAEIPVFSTSQVPMELKNEIASQLRQKIETVKRAEVIAKTQMPDLETELDATKTPVLVRTLLVTDTGDAKESSSEITSIIGLVAGLIIYFFIFMYASQVMKGVIEEKTNRIIEVLVSSVKPFQFLLGKIIGVAAVGLVQFLIWIVLGGGIILISQAFFMPNLDLEALKNANDLNMFAQGTEINPEQLAIIQNLVKTIDPMFILKFVGAFLFYFIGGYLLYASLFAAIGAAVDNETDSQQFMTPLSIILVVALYIGVAAMKSPESPMVFWSSLIPFTSPVVMLVRIPFGVPAWEIITSMGLLVGSFLFFTWLSGKIYRVGILMYGKKVTWKELYKWLRYKA; this is translated from the coding sequence ATGAACAAGATACTCATTATCATAAACCGGGAATTTACCACAAGAGTCCGTAAAAAGACCTTCCTTGTCGTCACCATTTTTGTCCCGATCCTGTTTGCGTTATTCTACGCTTTCCTCATGTGGATGCTACTACGAGACGACAGCCAAGAGCGTACAATTGCCGTTATCAACGAATCAACGTTAGAAACCCCGCTTCAAAAAATCAATAACACGAGTTTCACGTATATCGATCAGGAGATACCGGAAACAGACTATATTGATTTTCTGAAAAAGAACGATTTTTACGCCATTACCCGCATCCCGGCCAATGTCATGACCCATGCCGAAATTCCGGTATTCTCAACGTCTCAAGTTCCCATGGAATTGAAAAACGAGATTGCATCACAATTACGCCAGAAAATAGAAACTGTCAAACGTGCTGAAGTGATTGCTAAAACCCAGATGCCGGATTTGGAAACGGAATTGGATGCCACCAAAACTCCCGTACTGGTGAGGACATTACTTGTCACGGACACTGGAGATGCCAAAGAAAGTTCGTCTGAAATCACGTCAATTATCGGACTGGTTGCCGGGCTAATCATCTACTTCTTTATTTTCATGTATGCCTCTCAAGTAATGAAAGGTGTTATCGAAGAAAAAACGAATCGGATTATTGAAGTGTTAGTTTCTTCGGTAAAACCCTTCCAGTTCCTGTTGGGAAAGATTATCGGTGTGGCTGCCGTGGGACTTGTACAATTTTTGATATGGATTGTTTTGGGAGGAGGTATTATTTTAATTTCTCAAGCTTTCTTCATGCCGAATCTTGACTTGGAAGCTTTAAAAAATGCCAACGACCTAAATATGTTTGCTCAAGGAACGGAAATTAACCCCGAACAATTGGCAATCATCCAAAATCTGGTAAAAACCATTGATCCCATGTTTATCTTGAAATTTGTGGGAGCCTTCTTATTCTATTTCATCGGAGGATATTTATTATATGCATCATTATTTGCCGCCATTGGAGCAGCCGTTGATAATGAAACGGACTCCCAGCAATTCATGACCCCTCTGTCTATCATTCTGGTTGTCGCCCTTTACATCGGTGTTGCTGCCATGAAAAGCCCCGAATCACCCATGGTATTCTGGAGTTCTCTCATCCCATTCACCTCTCCGGTCGTCATGCTTGTACGTATACCGTTTGGTGTTCCTGCATGGGAAATCATCACTTCAATGGGTTTACTCGTCGGTTCCTTCCTTTTCTTCACGTGGTTATCCGGTAAGATTTACAGGGTAGGTATCCTCATGTACGGGAAGAAAGTCACATGGAAAGAATTATACAAATGGCTTCGCTATAAAGCATAA
- the gcvT gene encoding glycine cleavage system aminomethyltransferase GcvT, whose product MKTTPFTHFHEELGARMAPFAGYNMPIEYTGIKDEHNTVREKVGVFDVSHMGEFWVKGPKAFELVQKLTSNDVAALTDGKVQYSCFPNETGGIVDDLLVYRFSAEKYLLVVNAANIEKDWAWCTKWAKELGMNVDTDLENASDNICQLAVQGPLALKAMQKLTTANVVDMEYYTFQEIPFAGIDKVIFSTTGYTGAGGCEIYAYVKDAEKLWHAVFEAGAEFGIKPAGLGSRDTLRLEAGFCLYGHEIDDDHSPIEAGLGWITKFVPGNDFINRAYHEKMKADKPSRYMKPFELQDKGIARQGYVIEDAEGNEIGVVCSGTVSPWTGKSIGTGYVKSGFHKLDTEIFIRVRNKALKAKIVKTPFF is encoded by the coding sequence ATGAAGACTACTCCATTTACACATTTCCATGAGGAGCTTGGGGCAAGAATGGCTCCTTTTGCCGGCTACAATATGCCGATTGAATATACCGGTATTAAAGACGAACACAACACGGTTCGTGAAAAAGTGGGTGTATTTGATGTTTCTCACATGGGTGAATTTTGGGTAAAAGGCCCGAAAGCTTTCGAATTGGTACAGAAACTTACTTCTAACGATGTGGCGGCTCTTACGGATGGCAAGGTTCAATATAGCTGTTTCCCAAATGAAACGGGAGGTATCGTGGATGACCTTTTGGTATATCGTTTCAGCGCCGAGAAATATTTGTTGGTTGTGAATGCGGCCAATATCGAGAAGGACTGGGCATGGTGTACGAAATGGGCAAAAGAATTAGGTATGAACGTGGATACCGATTTGGAAAACGCTTCTGATAATATTTGCCAGCTTGCTGTTCAAGGTCCTTTGGCATTGAAAGCAATGCAAAAATTAACCACAGCTAACGTGGTAGATATGGAATATTATACTTTCCAAGAGATCCCGTTTGCAGGAATCGATAAAGTGATTTTCTCCACGACCGGATATACCGGGGCGGGTGGTTGCGAGATTTATGCATACGTGAAAGATGCCGAGAAACTTTGGCATGCCGTGTTTGAGGCTGGGGCTGAATTCGGAATCAAACCTGCCGGGTTAGGTTCTCGTGATACCTTGCGTCTGGAAGCAGGTTTCTGCTTGTACGGACACGAAATTGACGATGATCATTCTCCTATCGAGGCTGGTTTGGGCTGGATCACGAAATTCGTGCCGGGAAATGATTTCATTAACCGTGCTTATCATGAAAAAATGAAAGCGGATAAGCCGAGCCGTTACATGAAGCCGTTCGAACTTCAAGATAAGGGTATTGCTCGCCAAGGATACGTAATCGAGGATGCAGAAGGAAACGAGATCGGGGTAGTTTGCTCCGGAACTGTTTCTCCTTGGACCGGGAAGTCAATCGGTACGGGATACGTGAAGAGTGGTTTCCACAAGCTGGATACGGAGATCTTCATTCGTGTAAGAAACAAAGCTTTGAAAGCTAAAATTGTCAAGACCCCGTTCTTTTAG
- a CDS encoding DUF1015 domain-containing protein, translating to MAIVKPFKGLRTPSQEVCEELACLPYDVMNSEEAAQMAAGKPRSLLHVTRAEIDCPAGTDIHSETVYNKSVENFNMFQEKGWLVQDEDAKFYIYAQTMDGRTQYGIVGCAACEDYMNGIIKKHELTRPDKEEDRMILTRYVKANLEPVFFAYKAVPEIDAIVEDIVKSRKADYDFVAEDGFGHHFWAINCPETNKRLEELFATKVPYTYVADGHHRTAAAARIGAEFKSKNPNHDGTEEYNFFMAVHFPDHQLKIIDYNRVVKDLNGLTEEQLLAKLGEHFTVEDMGTEIYHPAKLHEFSMYLGGRWYKLTAKPGSYDDNDPIGVLDVTILSNHVLADILDIQDLRTSKRIDFVGGIRGLGELKRRVDNGEMKVAFALYPVSMEQLINIADTGNIMPPKTTWFEPKLRSGMVIHKI from the coding sequence ATGGCAATAGTAAAACCATTCAAAGGATTACGTACACCATCTCAAGAAGTTTGTGAGGAACTGGCGTGTCTACCTTACGATGTGATGAATTCAGAGGAAGCAGCACAAATGGCTGCAGGAAAACCTCGTTCATTATTACATGTTACCAGAGCTGAGATTGACTGCCCTGCAGGAACTGATATTCACTCCGAGACTGTTTATAACAAGAGCGTGGAGAATTTCAATATGTTTCAGGAAAAGGGATGGTTGGTTCAGGATGAGGATGCTAAATTTTATATCTACGCCCAGACTATGGACGGAAGAACTCAATATGGTATCGTAGGTTGTGCCGCTTGTGAGGATTACATGAACGGGATTATCAAGAAACACGAGTTGACTCGTCCGGATAAGGAAGAGGATCGTATGATCTTGACCCGTTATGTAAAAGCTAACTTGGAACCGGTATTCTTTGCTTACAAGGCTGTTCCGGAAATCGACGCTATTGTTGAGGACATCGTGAAGAGTAGGAAAGCTGACTATGATTTCGTGGCAGAGGACGGATTCGGTCATCACTTCTGGGCTATCAACTGCCCGGAGACCAACAAACGTTTGGAGGAATTATTTGCAACGAAAGTTCCTTACACGTATGTTGCTGACGGACACCATAGAACTGCTGCTGCTGCTCGTATCGGTGCCGAGTTCAAATCAAAGAACCCGAACCACGATGGTACGGAAGAATATAATTTCTTCATGGCTGTTCACTTCCCGGATCATCAGTTGAAAATCATTGATTACAACCGTGTTGTAAAAGATTTGAACGGTTTGACCGAAGAGCAATTGTTGGCTAAATTGGGTGAACATTTCACGGTTGAAGATATGGGTACGGAGATTTACCACCCGGCTAAATTACATGAATTCAGCATGTACTTAGGCGGAAGATGGTATAAATTGACGGCTAAACCGGGAAGTTACGATGATAATGACCCGATCGGAGTATTGGACGTAACGATCCTTTCTAACCATGTATTGGCTGACATCTTAGATATTCAAGATTTGCGTACTTCTAAACGGATTGATTTCGTGGGCGGTATTCGCGGATTGGGTGAATTGAAACGTCGTGTTGATAATGGCGAGATGAAAGTGGCTTTCGCTTTGTACCCTGTTTCTATGGAGCAATTGATCAATATTGCCGATACCGGTAATATCATGCCTCCGAAGACGACTTGGTTCGAGCCGAAACTTCGTTCTGGAATGGTAATCCACAAGATCTAA
- the serC gene encoding 3-phosphoserine/phosphohydroxythreonine transaminase, protein MRKHIFNAGPCKLPDSTLENVSKAVLEFGNTGQSIMEVSHRSADFQAVYEEAVALFKEVLNIPEGYSVLFLGGGASMQFCMIPFNFLKTKAAYVNTGTWSTAAIKEAKMWGEVEIVASSEADGFTYYPEFTIPSDVDYMHITSNNTIRGTEIFYDPTSPVPLICDMSSDICSRPVDVSKYAMIYGGCQKNLGPAGVTFVIIKDDFLNNVVADRMIPTMLRYKTHVDKESMYNTPPCINIFGVKETLKWVKAMGGVEAMEKLAIERADMLYAELERSKVFRPVVKEGSRSRMNIPFLLREGYESLEKEFLDFAKTKNLVGLKGHRSVGGFRASTYNACTIEDVKALVAAMQEFEAKHI, encoded by the coding sequence ATGAGAAAACACATTTTTAATGCCGGACCATGTAAATTGCCGGATTCTACATTGGAAAATGTATCAAAAGCAGTATTAGAGTTCGGTAACACGGGACAATCAATCATGGAAGTGTCTCACCGTTCTGCAGATTTTCAAGCTGTTTACGAAGAGGCTGTTGCCTTGTTCAAAGAAGTATTGAATATTCCGGAAGGATACTCGGTTCTTTTCTTGGGTGGTGGTGCTAGTATGCAGTTCTGCATGATCCCCTTCAACTTCTTGAAAACGAAAGCTGCCTATGTAAATACCGGAACTTGGTCAACTGCAGCTATTAAAGAGGCTAAAATGTGGGGTGAAGTTGAAATCGTTGCTTCTTCTGAGGCTGATGGATTTACTTATTATCCTGAATTCACGATTCCTTCAGACGTGGATTACATGCACATCACTTCAAACAACACGATCCGCGGTACGGAAATTTTCTATGATCCGACTTCTCCGGTGCCTTTGATTTGTGATATGTCTTCTGATATTTGCAGCCGTCCGGTTGACGTGTCTAAATATGCCATGATCTATGGTGGATGCCAGAAGAACCTCGGACCTGCCGGTGTAACCTTCGTGATCATTAAAGATGATTTCTTGAACAACGTGGTAGCTGACAGAATGATCCCGACTATGTTGAGATACAAAACTCACGTGGATAAAGAATCAATGTACAACACTCCTCCATGTATCAATATTTTCGGGGTGAAAGAAACCTTGAAATGGGTAAAAGCAATGGGTGGTGTTGAAGCTATGGAGAAATTAGCTATCGAAAGAGCTGATATGCTTTATGCTGAATTGGAAAGAAGCAAAGTATTCCGTCCGGTTGTAAAAGAAGGTTCTCGTTCAAGAATGAACATTCCTTTCTTGTTAAGAGAAGGATACGAGTCATTGGAGAAAGAATTCCTTGATTTCGCTAAGACTAAAAACTTGGTAGGACTGAAAGGACACCGTTCAGTAGGTGGATTCCGTGCTTCTACTTATAACGCTTGTACAATCGAAGACGTGAAAGCTTTGGTTGCTGCAATGCAAGAATTTGAAGCAAAACATATTTAA